AACACGCACTCGCCGGCCAGCTACCACCCCACGCCCCTCCCCCATGGCCTACCAGGtacccccgagccccccgggacccccgaaacccaccccaaatccaccctgAGCCCCCTGAGCCATCCCgaaccccctgagccccccaaagccccccggGCTACCAGAACACGCACTCGCCGGCCAGCTACCACCCACGCCCTCCCCCATGGCCTACCAGgtaccccccgggacccccgggaccccccgaaacccaccccaaacccgCCCCGAAAACCCCAGACCTGCCCcgagcccccagacccaccctgagccccccaaacccaccccgaGCCCGGTGGGCTACCAGAACACGCACTCGCCGGCCAGCTACCACCCCACGCCCTCCCCCCATGGCCTACCAggtaccccaaaaccccctgagccccccaaaacccaccccaaatccaccctgAGCCCCCCGAGCCAGCCCGAACCCCCTGAGccaccctgagccccccaaaacccactcCAAGacccccctggcacccccaAGCCCCTTttatcccccccaaacccccttgtacccccccaaaccccttcgtagccccccccaaaagccccccaaacccccttggAGCCCCCCCAAGACCCTCTGattcccccccaaaccccctccaagtcccccaaacccccttggAGCCCCCCTAAACCCCACTTGTATCCCCCAAACTCCCCTGtaccccccccaaaaacccctttaTGACCCCCCTAAACCCCCTTTtagcccccccaaacccccttggAGCCCCCCCTGACGGTGTCCCCTTGccccccaggccagccccagccccagcccggtgGGCTACAGCCCCATGACCCCTGGGGCCCCCTCCCCGGGGGGGTACAACCCCCACACGCCGGGCTCGGGCATCGAGGCCAGCGGGGGGGACTGGGTGACCACGGACATCCAGGTGAAGGTCAGGGACTCGTACCTGGACAGCGCGGCCGTGGGCCAGACCGGCGTCATCCGCAGCGTCACGGTGcctggggggggtttgggggtcccagggggggtaaaatggggtttgggggggataaaagggggtttgggggggataaAAGGGGGTTtagggggtcccaggggggtttgggggggataaaaggggatttggggcagccAGACCAGCGTCATCCGCAGCGTCACGGTGCCTGGGGGGGCTGAaacggggtttggggggtcccagggggggtaaaatggggtttgggggggataaaagggggtttgggggggataaaagggggtttggggggtcccaggggggtttgggggggataaaaggggatttggggggggtacaatggggtttgggggggataaaagggggtttgggggggctaaaaagggatttggggggtcccagggggttttggggggatacaaggggggtttgggggggtcccaggggggctgaaatggggtttgggggggataaaagggggtttggggggtcccaggggggtttgggggggatacaaggggggtttggggggtcacAGGGGGGctaaaatggggtttggggggtcacAGAGGGAATAcaagggggtttggggggggtttggggtcatttcaggggggatattttggggggatttttggaggaTATTTGGGGGCGTTTCAGGGAGTTTTTCTgggtgattttttggggtcatttcagagggtttttggggtcactttcgggggatttttgtggggatttttggggtcattCCAGGgagtttttgggggattttttggggggattttttgggtcttTTCAGGGAgtttttggaggggattttgggggatttttgggggtcatttcggaggggattttggggagatttttgtggggatttttggggtcattccagggggtttttgggggattttttggagatttttgtggggatttttttgggtcttttggggggggatttggggtatttttggggtcaCTTTGGGGCTGACCCCTGCCCCCCCAGGGCGGGATGTGCTCGGTGTACCTGAAGGACAGCGAGAAGGTGGTGAGCGTGTCCAGCGAGCACCTGGAGCCCGTCACGCCCACCAAGAGCAACAaggtgggaccccaaaaacacctggggaccccaaaaatgtaCCTGGCATCCCAAAAATGtacctgggaaccccaaaaatacaCCTGGGGAAACcaaaaacacacctggggaaaCCAAAAACACACCTGGGTACCCCCCCCAAACTCACCTGGAGCCCGTCACGCCCACCAAGAGCAACAaggtgggaccccaaaaatacccagaccccaaaatgtacctggggacccccaaaaacacAGAGGGATCCCCAAAATATACCTGGGGATCCCAAAACTCACCTGGGGACCCcccaggggacacctggggacccccaaatcccctctgagtcccccaaattccctttgaggtccccaaatcccccctaaatCCCCTCTGGGACCATCCAAaccccccctgagccccccaaatCCATCCTGAGCCTCCCCAGTCCCCTCTGGGaccccccccgagccccccaaattcccctttcCACCCCAGGTGAAGGTGATTTTGGGGGAGGACCGCGAGGCCACCGGGATCCTGCTGAGatccccccccaaaacccacccaaattccccaaaaaaatccccccaaaatccccccaaaaacctctctgggaccccccagacccctctgggccccccctgagccccccaaacccccgtTTTCCCCCCCCAGGTGaaggtgattttggggggagGACCGCGAGGCCACCGGGATCCTGCTGAGCATCGACGGCGAGGACGGCATCGTGCGCATGGACCTGGAGGAGCAGCTCAAGATCCTCAACCTGCGCTTCCTGGGCAAGCTGCTGGAGGCCTGAGcccccccgcagcccccagccccactgccccccgccccgcccccctcctgccccttttttcctcctttttttccccattttttttcccattttttgccccatttttcccatttttcgcccattttttggccattttttgCCCATTTCCGCCCCTTTTTTCGCCCCTTTTCTGCCCATTTTTTGCCCATTTCTTACCCATTTCTGCTCCATTTTtgcccctttttttcctccttttttgccccattttccctcctttttttgcCCAATTTTTGCCCATTTCCGCCCCATTTTTCGCCCTTTTCTGACCCATTTCTGCTCCTTTTTCGCCCCCTTTTCtgcccctttttttcctcctttttttgcCCATTTCTGCCCATTTTTCGCccatttctcctcctttttctcccccttttctgtccctttttcctcctttttttgcccattttttcctcctttttttgcCCCTTTTTGCCCCTTTTTTGCCCTGTTTCTGCTCCTTTTTTACCCTTTTATTGCCCCCATTTTCTGCCCCTTTTTTGCCCGTTTTCTGCCCCGTTCCTGCTCTCCCCTCAGCTGctgtttctggttttggtgttCAATAAAGAACCGCGGGCGCAGCGCTTCCGTTTTGGGGCAAATtccaggggatttgggggctggtttggggcgggatttttgggaattttgggctggttttggggccCATTTTGGGACAAATCCGGGGGTTTTGGGCCCTttctgggggatttggggctgattttggggccAGTTTTAGGGGGAAATCTGGGCTGATTTCCAGGCCCGTTTTGGgagatttggggctgattttggggcccattttggggcaaattttggggggtttggggctggtttCAGAGCCCGTTCTGGGGCCAGTttcaggggatttggggctgattttcaGGCCAgttttggggctggtttggggcaggttTTTGGGGCCAGTCTGGGTGAATTTGGGGCTGGTTTCCAGGCCCATTTTGGGGCCAGtctgggggaatttggggctgattttggggtcagttttggggGTTTCGGTGCCGCTTTCGGGGGCCACGAGCCCGCCATTTCCCCGGGCCCGGCCTTTCCCGCCTTCGCTCTGATTGGCTGCCGCGCCTCTGGCCCCGCCTTCCCCTCACCCCCATTGGCCGCCCGCCTCGCCGCCATTGGCTGAACACCCCGCTCGCCCCGCCCCTCTCCCTCACCCCTCTCCTCTGATTGGCTCCCCCCTCGCCCACCCCGCGGCTCCCATTGGCCGCCGCTCCCGCGCCGGCGCGTTGCCGTACAGCAACATGGCGGCGTCCATggcgggccgggcggcggcctGGGGGCTGCGGCGGGTCCGGGCCgcgacccccgggacccccggggaccccccgggacccccgcggGCTCCGGGCCCCGGCGCGCCCTCAGCGCCCCCCGCCGCGGGCCCCGACACGGCCGCGGTGCTGCGGGAGCGGCTGCGGCAGCGCCAGGTGAGGGcggggggcgggcacggggggaggggcggggggcaCCAGgggtccccaaggtgtcccccaggtgtgccccggTTGTCACCAGGGCTCCCTCAGGGGTCCCTACGTgtccccctgatgtccccaggtgtccccccaGGTATCTCCCAGtggtccctgagtgtcccccaggtgtccccaggtgtcccccaggtgtgcccaggtgtcccccgagagtccctgggtgtccctctTGTCCCCAGGGGTCCCCTCTGTGTGTGGCTGGGGTCCTCCTcatccccaggtgtccccaggctgtcctcaGGGGTCCTAGATGtgcccaaggtgtccccaggtgtcccctgagtgtcccccaggtgtgcccaggtgtcccccgAGATTCCCCAGGTGTCgcctgctgtccccaggtgtcccccagggGTCCCGAGTGTCCCCCCCGGTGTCCGCAGGtctccccaggtgtgcccaaggtgtctcccaggtgtccccaggctgtcctcaGGTGTCACTGGGtggtccccaggtgtcccccagggGTTCCCGAGTGTCCCTCAGGTGTCCCCCCGAgagtccccaggtgtccccgggTGGTCCTGAGGTGCCCCCAGGGGTCCCCCGGGTAtctcccaggtgtccccaggtgtcccccaggcTGTCCTCAGGTGTCACTGGGGGTCCCCAGGTGCCCCCTGGGGGTTCCCGAGTGTCCCTCAGGTGtctcccaggtgtccccaggctgtccctgggggtccccaggtgtgcccaaggtgtccccaggctgtccctgggggtccccaggtgccccccGGGGGTCTCCAAGTGGTCTTcaggtgtcccctgtccctctctcacctgtccccaggtgtcggggtgaagcccccagcccccctgaGGGGTCTCAGGACCCCCACCcaccccgggggtcccggggggtccctgcggcCGCTGCTGCTGCGCCTGGGGGGGGCTCCTGGCGGCCTCGGGCGGCGCCGCCGTGCTCTACGTGTTCGGTGAGtggcacacctggcacaggtgtcACCTCAgggtccccagtgtcacctcagggtccccagtgtcacctcagggtccccagtgtcaccggagtgtccccagtgtcaccaaaAGGTCCCTgaagtgtccccaaagtgtccccaaatgtcacctgagtgtccccagaggtCCCCAAAGTGTCACCTGAGTGTCCCCAAAAGGGTCACCAGTGTCACCTGAGTGTCCCCGAATATcaccaaagtgtccccaaatgtccccggAGTGTCCCCAAAgatccctgagtgtccccagagtgtcccccagtgtccccacaggggtccctgagtgtccccaaagtgtccccaaatgcCACCTGAGTGTCACCAGAGGTCCCCAAATGTCACCAGAgtgtcccctgagtgtccccaaagatccctgagtgtccccaaaggtccctgagtgtccccagagtgtccccaaagtgtccccagagtgtccccaaaatgcccccagtGTCACCACAGGGGTccctcggtgtccccagagTGGACCAAAGGCGccaccagtgtccccaaatgccccccaaatgtccccaaagtgtcccccaggtgtccccaaattGCCAGCAGTGTCACCAGTGTCCCCAAAAAGGTCCCAGGTGTcaccaaagtgtccccaagtgtccccaaatTGCCAGCAGTGTCACCAGGTGTCCCCGAATGTCCCCCAAAacgtccccagtgtccccagaagtgtccccaagtgtccccctgtccccccaggacactgcagggacactcctcgatgtccccaaagtgtccccaatgtccccaagtgtccccaagtgtccccaagtgtccccattgtcccctctgtccccgcAGGCAGCAACGCCGTGGAACGAGCACGGGGACAAGGTGAGGGGAtggggggggcactgggagcactggggggcactgggatgtactggggggcactggggggcactggggggggcactgggatgtactggggggcactgggggggcactgggggggcactgggatgtactggggggcactgggtgacagctgtccccacaggggGGGACAGTGCGGGGGGGGGGCGGCGCTggccctgtcctgctgtccctgctgtccctttttgtccttttttgtcttttttgtccctttttgtccttttttgtctcttttttgtcccttttttgtccctttttgtccttttttgtccctttttttgttctttttgtcccttttttgttctttttgtcccttttttgtcacttttttgtccctttttgtccctttttgtccctttttatcccttttttgtccctttttgtccctttttgtccttttttgtccttttttgtccctttttgtcccttttttgtcagttttgtccctttttgtctttttttgtccttttttgtcCCCTTTTTGTCACTTTTTGTCCTTATTTGTCacttctttccctttttgtcccttttttgtcccttttttgtCACTCCTGTGTCACTTTTGTCAccccagccccttcctgccCGCGGGGACATCCGGGGACATCAAagggggtggcagagggtgacaaCGGCcgggggaggggacaggggagcagCGGTGTCACCTTCGCTGGCAATTGTCACCAATTGTCACCAATTGTCACCCGCGgggggctggccctgcccccTCTGCGTCCCCCAGTGTCCCTTTgtgtcccctgatgtcccctcGGTGCCACCTCACctgtcccctgatgtcccctcggtgtcccctcagtgtcccctgatgtccccctcaatgtcccctcggtgccacctccctgtccccagtgtccctcagtgtcccctttgtgccacctcagtgtccccaatgtcccctcagtgtcccctcagtgccaccccattgtccccaatgtcccttcAGTTTCCCTCAttgtcccctgatgtcccctcagtgtcccctcgttgtccccaatgtcccccaatgtccctcactgtcccctcagtgtcccctcagtgccacctccctgtcccctccctgtccctctgtcctcagtgtcccctctctgtctctttgtgtcccctcagtgccacatctctgtcccccaatgtcccctcagtgtccccaatgtcccccaatgtcccctcactgtcccctcgATGTCCCTTCTGTGCCACCTTgatgtcccctctctgtccccaatgtcccctcactgtcccctgtgtgtcccctcagtgtcccctcagtgccacctcagtgtccccaatgtcccccagtgtcccccaagGTCCACAATGTCCCCTTTGTGCcacctcagtgtcccccagtgtccccaatgtcccctctctgtcccctgtgtgtcccctcagtgtcccctcgttgtccccaatgtccctcaTTGTCCCAAATGTctcccaatgtcccccagtgtccctcagtgtccccctttgtgccacctcagtgtccccaatgtccctcagtgtcccctcagtgtccccaatgtcccccaatgtccctcagtgtcccctttGTGCccacctcagtgtcccctctgtgtcacTTTGTGTCCCCTCCTtgtccctcactgtcccctgtgtgtcccctcattgtcctctcggtgtccccaatgtcccccaatgtccccttggtgtcccctcagtgccacctccagtgtcccccaatgtcccctctgtgtccccacagATCCCGGATGAGTTTGACAGCGGTGAGTGACCccgtgggggacaggagggggacagggggggacagggggggacacAAGGGGACCCTGCCCCGGTGCCACCCCCCGTTTGTCACCCCGCTgtcacccccagccccgctcACGCCCCGGTGTGACACAAAGGGGGAGGGGGGGGCACTGCCaccccgggggggggggggggctgtcactctgtcccctctgggtttgtccctgtcccctttttggggggtccctgtccccatttgaggggtccctgtccccttttggggggtccctgtccccttttggggtcccccctgtccccctctggggtgtccctgtccccttttgggggtcccctgtcccctctggggTCCCCCTGACCCCCCGGGGGTCTCTGGGGGTCCCCAGACCCCGTTGGGATCCGGCACCTGCGCAGAACCTACAAGTACTTCAAGGACTACAGGCAGGTGAgcttgggggtcctgggggtcctgggggggcttgggggggtcctggggggattttgggggtcctggaggggtctaggggggggtttgggggctcccagtgtccctgtTTGTGTCCCCAAtgcccaaaatgtcccaattttgtcccaaatgtcccaattttGTCCCAATTTTGTCCCAAATCTCCCCGTTTTATCCCCATTTCTGCCCCCAGACGATCATCGAGCCCCCAGTGTCCCAATTTTGTCCCAAATCTCCCCGTTTTGCCCCAATTTTGCCCCCAGACAATCATCAAGCCCCCAATATCCCAATTTTGCCCCAATTTTGTCCCAAATCTCCCCGTTTTGCCCAATTCTGCCCCAGATGATCATCGAGCCCCCAATGTCCCAATTTTGCCCCAATTttgtcccaaatgtcccaattttGTCCCAAATCTCCCAATTTTGCCCCAATTCATGCCCCCAGATGATCATCGAGCCGACGAGCGCGCGCCTGCTGCCCGACCCCCTGCAGGAGCCCTACTACCAGCCCCCCTACACGCTGGTCATCGAGCTCACGGGGGTCCTGCTGCACCCCGAGTGGTCGGTGAGGGACCCCGAAAACTCCTggacccaaaaaccccaaaatcccccaaaaaacgGCTCAAAAACGgctcaaaaaccccaaaaaaacggctcaaaaaccccaaaaaacggctcaaaaacccccaaaatcccccaaaaaacggctcaaaaccagcccaaaaaccaccaaaaaaatcccaaaagtcCTGCTGCACCCCGAGTGGTCGGtgagggaccccaaatcccccagacccaaaaaaaacccaaaaaccccaaaatcccccaaaaaaatgctcaaaaacccaataaaaacagctcaaaaccagcccaaaaaccaccaaaaaaaatcctgctgcaCCCCGAGTGGTCGgtgagggaccccaaaaccgcAGGAATTTGCCCCAAAACCTCCGGAATTTGCCCCAAAACCTCCGGAATTTGCCCCAAAACCCCTGGAATTTGCCCCAAGACCTCCGGAATTTGCCCAAAACCACCGGAATTTTGCCCCAAACCTCCGAGATTTGCCCCAGAACCTCCAAGATTTGCCCCAAACCTCCAGGATGTGCCCCAAAACCTCCAGAATTTGCCCCAAAATCACCAAATTTGCCCCAAAACCCCCGGAATTTGCCCAAAACCTctggattttttcccaaaaccccCCGGAATTTGCCCCAAAACGCCCGGAATTTGCCCAAACCTCTGGAATTTGCCCCAAACCTCCAGGATCTGCCCCAAAACCTCCAGAATTTGCCCCAAAATCACCAAATCTGCCCCCAAACCCCCGGAATTTCCCCCCAAAGCCCCAGAATTTTTCCCAAAACGGCGGGAATTTGCCCCAAACCAGCTGGTGACGGGCTGGCGGTTCAAGAAGCGCCCGGGCATCGagcacctcctgcagcagctcgcGCCCCCTCTACGAGATCGTCGTCTTCACCTCCGAGACCGGCATGGTCAGCAGCAATTTGGGGGGAAttcggggggatttggggttttgggggggtcctgggggggtttgggggaggtttgaggggttttggtCAAGGGGGTTGGTGGTTCGGGGGTAAAACAGAATGGGGGTGGAAAAGCAGCttaaaacagccccaaaaaacagcccaaaaccccaaaagaatGGCCCAAAAAACACCTCAAAACCCTTAAAAATatcaccccaaaaaacagcccaaaaacagcccaaaaccccaaaagaatggcccaaaatccccccaaaaaatcacctcaaaaccccccagaaaacagcccaaaaccaccccaaaaaacagcccaaaaccccaaaagaatggccccaaaaaacacctcaaaatccttaaaaatatcaccccaaaaccaccccaaaaaaacagcccaaaaacagcccaaaaccccaaaagaatggcccaaaatcccccaaaaaaatcacctcaaaaccccccaaaaaacagcccaaaaccaccccaaaaaaccagcccaaaatcccccccaaagaTCACCTCAAAACCCCCCCAAGAAACagcccaaaaccacccaaaaaaaacagcccaaaatcccccaaaaaatcacctcaaaatTTCCCAAGAAACagcccaaaaccaccccaaaaaacagcccaaaatccccccaaaaaatcacctcaaaacccccccaaaaaacagcccaaaactaccccaaaaaacagcccaaaaccccaaaagaatggtccaaaatcccccaaaaaaacacctcaaaatatccccaagaaaacagcccaaaaccccaaaagaatggtccaaaatcctcccaaaaatcacctcaaaatCCCTGAAAACAGCACCCCAAAgtcccccaaaaaaacaccctgaaaccagcccaaaccccccaaaagaATGgtcaaaaatcccccaaaaatcacctcaaaaccctcaaaaaaaaagcccaaaaccccTGAAACGACCTCAAACCCCTCGaaacaacccccaaaacaatgccaaaaccccagaaactaccccaaaatgacccaaaaccCCCCGAAATgaccccaaaacaaccccaaaccccccaaaaatactCCCAAACCCCCGAAacgaccccaaaacccccaaaacaaccccaaaaccccccaaaatgaccccaaaacaatcccaaactccccgaaacaaccccaaaccccacagaaacTACTCCAAACCCCCTCGaagccccccaaaaaccccaaaaagccccccaaaaaccccaaaaccccaaaaagcccccaaaaacccccaaccccccccGCTGCCCCGCAGACGGCGTTCCCGCTGATCGACTCCATCGACCCGCACGGCTTCGTCTCCTACCGGCTCTTCCGCGACGCCACGCGCTACATGGACGGCCACCACGTCAAGGTGGGCACCCCCGGGCACCCCCGGCCCCCTTTTTGGGGCGGAAAGCTCAGATTCGGGGCGTCCCGCAGGACATCTCGTGCCTGAACCGCGACCCGGCGCGGGTGGTGGTGGTGGATTGGCGCCGGGACTCGTTCCGGCTGCAGCCGCACAACGGGCTGGCCCTGCCGCGCTGGGACGGCGGCTCCGGAGGACCCGCGCGCTCTACGACCTGGCGGCCTTCCTCAAGAGTGGGTGAAATGCCCCAAAAATGCCTTTAAACCCACCCAAAATCCATCCAAACCCGCCCAAAATCCATCCAGACCCACCCAAACCCAGCGGCTCCGAGGACCGCGCGCTCTACGACCTGGCGGCCTTCCTCAAGAGTGGGTGAAACGCCCCAAAAATGTCCTGAAATGGCCCAAAAACGTCCTGAAATGGCCCAAAAATGTCCTGAAATAACCCAAAAACCCCGTTAAACCCACCCAAAATCCATCCAAACCCCGCCCAAACCCACCCAGAATTCACCAAACCCACCCAAACCCCAACGGCTCCGAGGACCGCGTGCTCTACGACCTGGCTGCCTTCCTCAAGAGTGGCTGAAATGTCCCAAAGAGCCCAAAAACCCCGttaaaacccacccaaaatccatccaaacctgcccaaaatccacccagaCCCACCCAGAATTCACCAAACCCGCCCAAACCCCAATGGCTCCGAGGACCGCGCACTCTACGACCTGGCTGCCTTCCTCAAGAGTGGGTGAAACGCCCCAAAAATGTCCTGAAATGGCCCAAAAATGTCCTGAAATGGCCCAAAAACCCCGTTAAACCCAGCCCAGACCCACCCACACCcacccaaaacccacccagacCTGCCCAAAATACACccagaattccccaaaatcccccagttTCCCCCTGAAATCCCTCAAATTCACCCCTAAAATTCCCCAATCTCCCCCCAGatctgccccaaatccccccagtttccccccaaaatcccctaagTCCCCCGTTCCCCGCAGCCATCGCGCTCAGCGGCGTGCAGGACGTGCGCGCCGTGCTGCAGAATTACTCGCACGAGGCCGATCCCCTGGCCGCGTTCCTGCGGCGCCGCTCCCGCCTCCAGGAGGTCTGCGGGCaccggggggcaccgggggggtacctgggggcacctgggggcacctgggggcacctgggatacacctgggggcacctgggggcacctgggatacacctgggggcacctgagacagctgggatacacctgggggcacctggggggtacctgagatacacctgggggcaccggggggcacctggggggtacctgggggcacctgggatacacctgggcacacctgagatacacctgggcacacctgggggcacctggggggtacctgggatacacctgggcacagctgggggcaccggggggcacctgggatacacctgggggcacctgggggggtacctgggatacacctgggcacagttGGGggcacctgagatacacctgggggcacctgggatatacctgggggcacctgagatag
This genomic window from Passer domesticus isolate bPasDom1 chromosome 35, bPasDom1.hap1, whole genome shotgun sequence contains:
- the LOC135288741 gene encoding LOW QUALITY PROTEIN: mitochondrial import inner membrane translocase subunit TIM50-like (The sequence of the model RefSeq protein was modified relative to this genomic sequence to represent the inferred CDS: deleted 2 bases in 2 codons), with the protein product MAASMAGRAAAWGLRRVRAATPGTPGDPPGPPRAPGPGAPSAPPAAGPDTAAVLRERLRQRQVSPGPPPTPGVPGGPCGRCCCAWGGLLAASGGAAVLYVFGSNAVEEHGDKIPDEFDSDPVGIRHLRRTYKYFKDYRQMIIEPTSARLLPDPLQEPYYQPPYTLVIELTGVLLHPEWSLVTGWRFKKRPGIEHLLQQLAPLYEIVVFTSETGMTAFPLIDSIDPHGFVSYRLFRDATRYMDGHHVKDISCLNRDPARVVVVDWRRDSFRLQPHNGLALPRWDGGSEDRALYDLAAFLKTIALSGVQDVRAVLQNYSHEADPLAAFLRRRSRLQEEEQQRRAELAQGRKPPGAGPFLGSLTGRLWPRSKQQ